The genome window CATGTATAGCAACGGAATACGTCCGTCGctaaacatttttttttttgtagtgacACTATCAGGtcacttcaaaaatatttataaaattaagTAAACCTAGTGGAAGACAAATAGCCTTTTACAATAGATTAAGTTATAATAATAGTGTAAATATCTTAATTTGTTTACATCTCATGTGTGGCTATTGCACTCTAAGAAGGTCACACATTAGCCATTGCGCCCCCGAAAGGATAGCGACCGTGAAttttcctaaaaattttccaaaagaaaataaatagtGCAAATACCTTTATATTGTCGGTGAATAAAATTAAATCCGTATTTGAGCTCATTAATAAAATTTTCTTGTCCATGAGCTATTTAATCACGAAAAGAAGTGCTAGTCCTTATtctcttttcttaattttctttTGCCCAAATCTAGCATGAATGAGAATTCCATAATCGTGGTGATAAGTTACTGTCAGAATTTCTAAAGAACGGTATTCGTAAATTCTGCACTtatattctttttgaatataCACTCAAATAACTCTTCATTTCAACCTTTTTCTCGATCAAAACTACGGTGAAAGGGACGCTCTCGTTTTAATCGCTCTAGCGCATATGTTGAATAGTTATTTATGCGTTCATCTATCTTTCACGAGCAGTCGTGTAGTTTTCTGAGAGAATGACCCTTAAAATTATGctattaatttaaattttttaaagttATACGAGTAAAATGCCCTCTTAATTTTCACATATATCTTTCGTTTTCATGAAGAATTCCTTCATGAATCTTCTTGGTTTGTAAATCCGCGTGACTAatgtgaaaaaaaaattaaacacatGAAGTACTCAAGAAGATATGTTTGTGGTTATAAGGAAAAAGCATTTCATTGTCAATGGTATTATCATGTCGAAACAAATTAAAGGAGATGTGCTAGTAGTGGACGAAGTATACAAATGACTATTAAATTCATAGACATAGTCATAATTCGAAGCTTAATTGTATATTTGTGATAATCATTTTAAGTTATTGAGTTATAtgttaataatttatatatatttaataaattttttaaaataaatattaaattttgatcgaaattgttgagttcaaataaaTCCGTAATTCACTCTCTAGCTCCGCACTTAATTGAATTCAAGATTGTTTTTGTGAGCAAGTGGACGAAGTTGCATGAAGCTTACAAAACAAATTAAAGCTGCTGCTATTTGAAACCTAGCTAGCACACAAAATTGTACTCATATATACTATTGTTTGAAAGGACAGTACTTAAAGTATTTTGTTGCAGCCGTCCCAGTAACTTTCGAACGTTTTCCAAAGTTGATAGAAAGTGTATTATTGAGGGAAAATGCTTACTTTCTACAACACAACACTACGCGTGTCTTTTGGTTTCTAATTTTTTGATGTTTTGTTgtcttaaatattttaaaaaatattttttttatgaatttattttttttaattggaaaaaaatattttccctatcaaaagaaggaaaaatattttccctattcCCCATCCTCACCGACCCATCCCCAAACCACCCCTACCTCCACCATACCAAACCCATCCCAACCGCGCCCACCATCCACCCTAAATAGAACTATTATTAAGAGTACCCTTTTTTATGTCGTAGATAGAATATTTtgttttatttcaacaaaatgagtatattCTTTTCTTGATGTAATAAAagtattttctttaatttcaacaaaaccagtactttcttttcatgatgtataaaaaatattttctttcatttcaacaaactaagtattttcttttatgaaatagaaaaaaagtattttttccaacagaatgagtactttcttttcatgatgtagaaaaaatattttctttcatttcaacaaattgaGTATTTTTAATTCATGATCtagaaagtattttctttcatttaaataaactaagtattttcttttcctgaaatagaaaaaaaaaattccaacaaaataaatatatttttttacatgatgtagaaaaagtattttcttttattttttttcctcatgatgtagaaaaagtattttctttcattaaaCAGAATGAgtaatttcttttcatgttgtagaaatgtactttctttttcaacaaaataaaGTATTCCTTTTAAGTTATGAGGCTCgaattttaatgttgtttttgtgtgaaaaagtaAAGTAACACATTTGTTCCTTTGGGTATGTGTGAATTTTGAAAcgaataattaaattattaaagaaaatagaaTCGGGGAGGGGGGAGTATAGGAAACATGGGAATTTTGGGGAATGTGGattgaggagagtagcataaaagtttttttttcctaaaattattttatactctctaaccaaacactagaaaatattttccggaaaaagTTTTTAACTAACCtaccaaataagagaaaataagtgataaaatcactcatttttcagaaaaatattttctaggatTCTTCATACCAAATACAGCCTAGGTGTTAATTTATCATGGTTAGGTAATAAACTTGAAGAAAGAATATGTAGTTATCTATGATTAAGTGATGACAATGTTAATGTATGTAAAGACGCATGACATATATTCATCAGATTAGCGTAAACGTCTTGCACGTGTGAGGTTTTTCATGTAATTGCAATAAAGTTCCAAAGAGTTTAAAAGgtttttcaaataatatcctAAGCCGACTCGTCCATATTTTTCATCTATTTTTTTAAATAGTCGAGCCTTGGTATAACTATTTAAGTTGTTGTCACCTGAACGAGAGGTCAAGGGTTCGagtcgtggaaacagcctcttgcaaaaatgcTAGGTTGCATACAATATACCCCTGTGAATCTGGCCTTTCTCCGGAGCTCGCGCATAGCGGAAACTTAGTGCACCGGCTGCccttatttttttcaaatagtcCTAATTTGAGTATTACGATGAAATACAATATGTTTAGCAAAATGAATATGGCGGACTTAAATATAGCCAATCCTAATTAATTTTTGATTAAGACATAAGTGTTGATGTTGCTGCTGATTAATATGATAATTTTCTTCTGAAAGGTGCTTTTATCACTCCTCCTATAAAGTTTCATTAGCCATCATTTTCAAAATACACTTGTTTGGAATGTATTAAAATGATATTTCCAATAAGATTTCTTctattttgtttctttattttatttttctctgccGTATAAGACAGCCCTGTTTCTTTTTCCTCAttcattttcttctctttttttccccTCCCCTTTTCCCCCAAAACATGCTcgataattttatatttataccGTCCTTTTCCAAGGTGCACCTAATATGCGATATTTCACATTTTTATACCTCATGATCCGTACCCATACTCAAAACTTTAATTAAGTGTTAAATCGTCAAATAAAGTTAGTTATTGGTGCTGTTGATGATCTACGAGGACCAAACAAATGACAATTTATATTTTATCTTTCTACCGTAAATTACTCAATCAAAGCGTGATATGAACAATTAAAATCTAATTAATTGAGTCCTCTTTTGGAAGATAATGGTCAAGGATTGGTACCTAACATCTTTAAATTTAGTTCAcctttcttcttcaacatttaTCTCAGTGGtcctttttttttctaaaaagaaATCAGGGGTCAATTTTTTATAAATTCTTGAATAAGAACACCCATGTATTACTCCTTGTCATGTTCAATATTGCTAAAACTATAATAGCAGTTAGTTACTAATATAGTTATATAGCCACACGAAATGATATGAAAATGGAAGAATAAAATGTGAAACATAGACTACAATATATAGGATATGGTTGGAGGCAGAATTTTTATAACTAAAAGTTATTGACTAACTAACCAATTAAGTGATCAACCTTAGATTATTGCATAAAAAGCTCATACAATTTCCCTTAACCAATGATAGCAGCTCACGCATACCATTTCATCATTGCTGCTGTCTAAATTATCTATCCTACTTCAACATGATTGGTCATTATAGTAAACTATTGATTCCAAGTGATCTTCTCGttcattttcaaaataaaaaaacttGTAATTCTTCTTCATGTTAATTATAATCACATTGATTGCGTATAAGTATTCTCTAATGGGCATGTCTCATATTAAATCAAGAAAAGAAAGTTATTTAATATCTTGGTCTTTTTGTAGGATATGTTAAAGTTTACAAGAGTCCCCCAAACTATCTCAAACTCTCAATATTCTAGGGATTAAAGCAATATATATAATTACAATCAAGAGTGTGATGAGATGAATGTGTTGTCTTCACTTTTAGTTAAAAGTTTTAATTTTCGGAGGAAAACTTATGGACAACTATTGTGTATCAATTAAAAATTTCCTCCTCAGCCGGAGGGGGAACCGACTTAGGGGAGGAAATTCACCCCAAACCGGATTTTGTTTGCTATGCTCTTCTATATTAAGTTGTTCTAGACAAAAAGATGAGCCCCTTGTCCTCACGTCCACTCTTAAGGATCTCCCATCCACGAGTCCTAAAAAAGATACCGATTAGAAACGAAATAGTATGATACATTATCATTTAGTGAACCAACATATTAAGTATATTCAAATTAATCGTGTTAGTGAGTTTCGAAAATGGATGCATAAAGAAAAGAAATGCAGACTAGTCCCAAAAGGTGTACTGTGATGTTGCAGCATTTGATTGGCTAGCTAAGGATACCAAAAATATTTGCAAGTCCACTAATCAGAGAGTGCCACAAATCCAACTTGTTAAATTGCATGAAATTAGGAAGATTAAGACATTTGTGTCTTTCGCTATTTCGATCATTTCGGGACAACTGATTAGCTTCCAATTTTCTGCAGACTTTTTATCTCAGTGATTGATGCAATAAACTTTCtttatctttctttttcctttcacTTCAGCTGTGGCTTCCTGGAAAAATAGACTTCCTTGTCGGCATATAACGTAAGGACCAATTGTCACCTTTTTCACGGAGTTGTAGTACTTTTCACCTCATATATGCAATAAAATTGACTGATTTAATAGTTTATAATAATATTAGTACATACTGatcaaagaaaaatattttcatgttTCATTTTTTTCCCTTTCTCTATACCCAGAAAAAGTAAGGTAAAACGTGAAGAATTGACTAATTTGGTTGGAAGACTTGGGATCGATTCCATCACCAGCGGCCTTCTTTTTCCTGCGTGGTTTGCGAGTTATTGCACAATAAGCAGGTTACTCAGTGCACACCTGAAGGATTGCGACGGCAAATTTCCTTGGAAATTGTCCAAAAAAAACAATTAGTGTAATTTGACTAATAAAAATTTTCAAACTAGTGATTTTACAAACATGGTATGAGATTTAGTTtaatttttaaacataaaagccattctttttaaaataaattaataaaaaatatcatCTCATAAAATAAAACAGAGTATGTATAAAAAGCAGAAAGGTAGAGAAAGTGAGAAAATGTGAGAAATAGTATAGGCCACCATTCATATACAAGGAACAGAGAGGTACAGGAACATTGTATAGTTTCCTATAATGTATATACTCCCTCACATGCACATAAAAATGTGAAAGAATAAGCAGAAAAACCAGCTGAGCTCCAATTTCTAACTACATCCAAGCTACAAGCTGGTCTCTGAAAACCTCTCACAATTTTaagaaaaggtaaaaaaaatgaaaaaactatAAGAACCCCATTAAAGAGGAAATTCCGGGGACGTATCATCTAAACCATCCCTCTGGTAAATCTCCTCTGTAATAGTCCAAATTTACCACAACTTCAACTCTTAATTTCACCATCCCAAATTATGCCTGATTTGCCATGTCTTTGGCATTTATGAACGTACCATGAAAACCATATGGCACTCTTGTTGGAAGTTTAACTGTGGCCTCTAATTTCATGGTCATTGCATTCACAATTTGTAGCTCTGATTTCCATTCTTTCTCATTGTGCACAAAAGCAAGAATATAACCATCATCTTCGGCTTTGCTGTTAGGGTCTCTTGGTAAAAACAGAGGCTCCCCACCAAACTTGTTATCTCCATAAATAAACTTTTCTACTTCACCAGTAAAAAGGTCTACTTTTGCAAAGCCAGAAACTTTTGGCCATGGTTCTGCAATGGCCAAATATGCAAACCTTGTTTTCCTTCCAAGTTTGTTCCTGTTCACCATTCCTGCTTCTAAATTCACCTGATCTTCTTCCTTCTgaataattgctcttcttgttgATTTTCCAGTTTTCAAATTAAGCCGAATTTCTGATAAAACACTCTTTAATCCCTCATCACATTCATTGAAAATCGAGTCGGGTGGTGTCATACATGAACCAATCACCACAATTTCATCAGTTTCCGGCTCTTCCCAAGCATTCCATAAATGGAAACAAAAACAATCAGGTACTTCTACCCACTTCAAACCTTCACCATCTTTTGCATATTTGTCCAAAACACCAAATCTTGAAACTTTATTCTTATCGTAAACCACAGGCGACCCGCCCCGGATCATTTCAGACATCTTAAACACCACTTGCTGATCAGGAATAATAACAAACTTCTCAGTAATAGCAAAATCATGCATCATTGTTGGATCTTCAACTGGGATTTCAACATCATTGGATTTCTCCCCATTTTTCGAAAACCTGAAATACTTAAGGTACGGTTTTTGAATCACATCGTAGCTCAAAGCAAATAACTCCCCTGAAACAGGGTCGAGTTTTGGGTGAGCTATCATTGTGGATTTCAACTGACCATCAAAATCGAATCTTCCGACAGTTTTAAGGTCACCAGTTGGTGTTACACGTACATGGTACGGTAAATCATCCTCGGACATAGCAAGCAAACGGTTGTTGAAATAAACTAAACCAGCGTTTGCAACTCCAGTTCCTCTACTGTGATCAACAAGTCCAAACAGTCCACGTGCATAGAAAAGCATGAGCCTTGCAATTCCCGAGTGGCCATGTAATTCACCAATGGCTTTAGGAAAAACAGGACGACCCAAAGCTTTTTCTTGAACGAGCCGTTCAGTTTCAGTGAAACGACAAGCGTAACTTGCGGAGCCATTTTTGAATTGGACGGCGTGAACCATGCCGTCACCGTCAAAGAAATGGTGTCCGGCGGTTGGTTCGAAAAGCGGGTTAGCGCCGTTACGAACGTAAACGCCTTGAACACATTTGGGTATTTTTCCGGTGACCGGAAGGGAGTGAGAGACGGGATTTTCCGGTACCGGAGCGAAATTCCCGGAAATTTGGACACGTGGGTCGGCTGTTTTTGGTAAAGGGTGTTCGAGTTCGTGTTTTGTTAAGACACTTTCCACGGCATCTAAAGCCATTGCTGCTGCTTTTTGGACTAAATTCCATTGAGGACTTGttgtagaagaagaagaattagTACTTTCTTGTTTTGGATATGAAATTGTGGTTGGTTTTGAAGTGGGAATAGTAGTAGTTTTGGGTGTTTGATAATTTGGAGATTGTTTTGGAAAATGGAGAATTGGAGGAGCTTGGAGTGAGGAATTAATACTAGGAAGTTGTCTGTTAGGCTGTTTTTTAACTAGTGAAATGGAGTTTGAAGAATAAGCCAAGTCTCTTGAAGATGGCATTGATAACTTGGGCTTAATCCATGTATTTGAAGCAGGAGTTGTAGATGCCATAGTTACCTATTTTTGATGTTTGTATTTGAGTGCTTTTGGGTGTGTTATTGTGAAGGAAAATGTGAGAGTTTTGGAGAGAAAAGAGGTGGGAAATGAGAGTTTTTTTTAAGGTGAGTTGGTTAAGTTGTGGGGGGAGAGAGAAGAGGGAGAATTGTATATATAGAGTAGGGGAAAGTGTGGGATGGGGTCCACCTTCTAACATGTAGGAGAAGACCACGTGTTGGATATGTGAAAATTGCATATTTGGACGCTTAATTGTCTTTACTACTAACACTAATAATACTAACAAATGAGATGATCCGTTGGACAAGTAAGCCTTGCTCCATTGATTAAAAGTACCTCCACGGGTCGAATCACGCTGGATGAGAAATTTGAAAACactataaattttttttaatttgggagcggtttaaaaaaaaaatggccCATTAAgggtaggggtgtcaatggttcggttcagccagttattttataaattttgtatcataccaattttttgattattctattatgtataattaAAATTAGACTCTTCGAAACCGTCTCAATCATATCGGTtactcttcggtatcggtacggttcgattAATTTTTGGTATCTTTTTTAATGTCATATAAAAGTCACTattagaagtagaatgcaataaaaCACGTACTTGTATAGGATTTAACCAAACTCtctaaatatttttactatttaaagagtgataaattaagaaaacatgaaagatgacCGGAtaatagatccatcaactattctacaacagcGTAAAAGAAATTAAGCAAATATATATCatacgagtggaaagatattaaccaagttgagATTCAAgaaataaagtctatagaagattaatattcaaaaagataaatctaaatcatatgaaaggaaacatattctaACATATTGTAGTTTACTACTCATAATTGCTAGAATAACTTGtatcttgctagtgaatatgatggaaataatttagtttcaataggagtagcatAATATGTTTGGatattaggattttgagtttaattacttgtggcttgtaactattttcataattccaacgtccaaggaaaaatttaatattttattatttttaaacttaatgtATAGAtatacatgtaaatttattcggtaagGTTCGGTaatttttcgatttatttttgtaaaataaaaattctaccctaattatcggtacggttatagatttatgTAAAAACCTGCGTTTTTATT of Nicotiana tomentosiformis chromosome 7, ASM39032v3, whole genome shotgun sequence contains these proteins:
- the LOC104108198 gene encoding 9-cis-epoxycarotenoid dioxygenase NCED1, chloroplastic; its protein translation is MASTTPASNTWIKPKLSMPSSRDLAYSSNSISLVKKQPNRQLPSINSSLQAPPILHFPKQSPNYQTPKTTTIPTSKPTTISYPKQESTNSSSSTTSPQWNLVQKAAAMALDAVESVLTKHELEHPLPKTADPRVQISGNFAPVPENPVSHSLPVTGKIPKCVQGVYVRNGANPLFEPTAGHHFFDGDGMVHAVQFKNGSASYACRFTETERLVQEKALGRPVFPKAIGELHGHSGIARLMLFYARGLFGLVDHSRGTGVANAGLVYFNNRLLAMSEDDLPYHVRVTPTGDLKTVGRFDFDGQLKSTMIAHPKLDPVSGELFALSYDVIQKPYLKYFRFSKNGEKSNDVEIPVEDPTMMHDFAITEKFVIIPDQQVVFKMSEMIRGGSPVVYDKNKVSRFGVLDKYAKDGEGLKWVEVPDCFCFHLWNAWEEPETDEIVVIGSCMTPPDSIFNECDEGLKSVLSEIRLNLKTGKSTRRAIIQKEEDQVNLEAGMVNRNKLGRKTRFAYLAIAEPWPKVSGFAKVDLFTGEVEKFIYGDNKFGGEPLFLPRDPNSKAEDDGYILAFVHNEKEWKSELQIVNAMTMKLEATVKLPTRVPYGFHGTFINAKDMANQA